ACCCTTTCGGGACAGGTCGACGACCTTACCTGCGCCGTGGACTGGGTGCTCAAACAGGGGTATAAACGGATTGTTACCGTGGGGCGCAGTTTCGGCGGTTCCACGGTCATCTGCCAGGGAGCCCGGGATCCCCGTGTGGCCGGGGTGTGCACCTGGGCCGCCCCGGCCAGATTAATCGATCTTTTTGCCTCGTTCACCGGTGAACCCATTGACGGCCCGGAAGAAATGGTGGCCATTGCGGGAGAACGCGGCATCATCTACTTAAAGAAGGCTTTTTTCCAGGACCTGAAGATCTATGATGTTCCGGGAGATGCAGCGCGCCTGGCCCCCCGGCCCCTTTTAATCATCCACGGCACCAGAGATGGCGTCGTTCCGCCTGAAGACGCCCGGCTCATTTCTGACGCGGCCGGGGAACCCAGGGAACTGGCCTGGA
Above is a genomic segment from Desulfofundulus luciae containing:
- a CDS encoding alpha/beta hydrolase, which encodes MADNNYWKRVAFRNSRGLTLAGLLYGSPEETGDIVIHCHGFTGSKEGGGRALELGAELGRRGWSTLVFDFAGNGESEGDFADITLSGQVDDLTCAVDWVLKQGYKRIVTVGRSFGGSTVICQGARDPRVAGVCTWAAPARLIDLFASFTGEPIDGPEEMVAIAGERGIIYLKKAFFQDLKIYDVPGDAARLAPRPLLIIHGTRDGVVPPEDARLISDAAGEPRELAWIEEGDHQFAKHYHQVWKTLFYWLDKHFKRPVP